From one Rhodamnia argentea isolate NSW1041297 chromosome 1, ASM2092103v1, whole genome shotgun sequence genomic stretch:
- the LOC115745289 gene encoding uncharacterized protein LOC115745289, translated as MGLVSCESASGFSSTAPIAQETPQNEAFPCDSASDFDPQHEEWPFLTSPTDADAKAVGGGGAEKKEKPLQKKRSQVLLEGYVEAADEDDLVRTKSLTDEDLVELKGCLDLGFGFSYDEIPELCNTLPALELCYSMSQKFQLDDHQKSPDRSAPPSSAAESPPAAAAGPIASWKISSPGDHPEDVKARLKFWAQTVACTVRLCS; from the exons atgggacTCGTTTCTTGTGAATCCGCATCTGGGTTTTCTTCGACCGCGCCAATTGCCCAAGAAACCCCGCAAAACGAGGCCTTTCCGTGCGATTCGGCTTCGGACTTCGATCCCCAGCACGAGGAGTGGCCGTTCCTGACCTCGCCCACAGACGCCGACGCGAaggcggtcggcggcggcggcgccgagaagaaggagaagccgCTGCAGAAGAAGAGGAGCCAGGTGCTGCTCGAAGGGTACGTGGAGGCGGCGGACGAGGACGACCTGGTGAGGACGAAGAGCTTGACTGACGAGGACCTCGTTGAGCTCAAAGGGTGTCTGGATCTTGGCTTTGGGTTCAGCTACGACGAGATTCCCGAGCTCTGCAACACCTTGCCGGCCCTCGAGCTGTGTTACTCGATGAGCCAGAAGTTCCAGCTCGACGACCACCAGAAGTCGCCGGATAGATCCGCCCCGCCGTCGTCCGCGGCGGAGTCCCCTCCAGCCGCGGCTGCCGGCCCCATCGCCAGCTGGAAGATATCTAGCCCTG GTGATCATCCAGAAGATGTTAAAGCAAGACTCAAGTTTTGGGCTCAGACTGTGGCTTGCACAGTCAGATTATGCAGCTGA